One Dioscorea cayenensis subsp. rotundata cultivar TDr96_F1 unplaced genomic scaffold, TDr96_F1_v2_PseudoChromosome.rev07_lg8_w22 25.fasta BLBR01000864.1, whole genome shotgun sequence genomic window carries:
- the LOC120255147 gene encoding UPF0676 protein C1494.01-like isoform X2: MAGNAEQLELPLIDLSSPDRACSAKSIRKACVDHGFFYLVNHGIEELVLQQVFQESKKFFSLPLDEKMKLGYKDHRGYTPMFAETLDPSSKIKGDFKEGFYIGPAKFSDSQVDANQWPSDGLWAKV; encoded by the exons ATGGCGGGGAATGCGGAGCAGCTGGAGCTTCCTCTCATCGATCTCTCCTCCCCCGATCGCGCATGCTCCGCCAAATCGATTCGCAAG GCATGCGTGGATCATGGTTTCTTCTACCTTGTGAATCATGGAATCGAGGAGTTGGTTTTGCAGCAGGTGTTTCAGGAGAGCAAGAAGTTCTTCTCGTTGCCTCTTGATGAGAAGATGAAGCTTGGATATAAGGATCACAGAGGATATACCCCAATGTTTGCTGAAACCCTCGATCCTTCATCCAAAATCaaag GGGATTTCAAAGAGGGATTTTATATTGGTCCTGCCAAATTTAGTGATTCTCAAGTGGATGCAAATCAGTGGCCTTCAGATG GGCTG